From Larus michahellis chromosome 8, bLarMic1.1, whole genome shotgun sequence, one genomic window encodes:
- the MPL gene encoding thrombopoietin receptor isoform X2, giving the protein MGRGEPPARLPELHSHHFPDKGITRRSCCSSQGGRKRRHRGCSMAACLQRGWLPSLLPAILLSLHSPPSAPEPVTSQDAALLAGVPEDILCFSHSFEDLTCFWDEEEEAAESGMCQFSYWYSRDVPTVCTVSTWRHGTGGTRHVCVFPSQDVQLFTQLHLRVLDTTTNQTKYWREISVDAVGESLPSGNTPVAPGQSLDLGALPSCPPWGLAALCALQDQGVTRWGLLQEGKEPGTFPAGLIDPPWNITAHWAGAAGQLYVSWQPPLADYPNFFLYEVRCCPASSPEMSCSTTLDPSGQHLADPSAHPEVSTHAPMAGAAAASPGVGQGLIQANTWVVLQDLQPGVRYHIQVRSKPDGTSMDGVWGPWSQAVAAETPRSSGDIGLCCSTPDLQHVRCKWIWDPTEPHSSHQLFYRPPLSGAGTREDAWQQCEEVSVGAQGTHTCTFQPRAGSAISVLVNITRPHALPTLSYFKESFWLHQAVLTDAPQLVQAMVSQGQLSLEWLPPLEALAEQLDYQVRYAVENSHDWKVLQVPQASRKEVLDLRPGARYHAQVRAQPSGPWYRGSWSAWSEPVMVDITDDAGWIIPSVTVVPLLFTGVLLGLRCTFPSLYSNVKQKLWPPVPDLHRALGSFLHESSKHGQVRGPGLGPPLPSLSRRQLQGQPPPRPLCHPLGQQLLQAAAGGGGRPALPAGGAARPAGGGGPAAPAAGASCRPAVRHRHRQPVLPAHERLGPARAALSRSPSPPCPEINETRNHPASPLLRGVPVPVPQRSRAAMPTPPR; this is encoded by the exons atggggcggggggagcctcCAGCCAGGCTTCCTGAGCTGCACAGCCACCACTTCCCAGATAAAGGTATCACccggaggagctgctgcagctcccagggcGGTAGGAAGCGCCGGCACAGGGGTTGCAGCatggcagcctgcctgcagcggggctggctgccctcGCTGCTCCCTGCCATCCTGCTCAGCCTCCACAGCCCACCATCAGCCCCCGAGCCAGTGACATCCCAAG ATGCTGCGCTGCTGGCAGGGGTGCCTGAGGACATCCTCTGCTTCTCCCACTCCTTTGAGGACCTCACCTGCTtctgggatgaggaggaggaggcagcagagagtgGGATGTGCCAATTCTCCTACTGGTACAGCAG GGATGTGCCCACAGTGTGCACAGTCTCCACGTGGCGCCATGGCACCGGTGGGACGCGGCACGTCTGCGTCTTCCCCAGCCAGGACGTGCAGCTCTTCACCCAGCTCCACCTCCGTGTCCTGGACACCACCACAAACCAGACCAAGTACTGGCGGGAGATCAGCGTGGACGCGGTGGGTGAGTCCCTCCCATCAGGCAATACCCCTGTGGCCCCAGGACAGTCCCTGGAcctgggtgccctgccctcctgcccaccATGGGGGCTGGCAGCACTCTGCGCCCTGCAGGACCAGGGGGTGACAAGatgggggctgctgcaggagggcaaAGAGCCCGGCACGTTCCCTGCAGGTCTCATCGACCCCCCGTGGAACATCACAGCCcactgggctggggctgcggggcagctctACGTGTCATGGCAGCCACCGCTCGCCGACTACCCAAACTTCTTCCTCTACGAGGTGcggtgctgccctgccagctcccCAGAGATGTCCTGCAGCACCACGTTGGACCCCAGCGGGCAGCACCTGGCAGACCCCTCCGCCCACCCAGAAGTCAGCACCCACGCACCCATGGCTGGGGCAGCCGCAGCCTCCCCAGGAGTGGGGCAG gGGCTCATCCAGGCCAACACCTGGGTGGTCCTCCAGGACCTGCAGCCAGGGGTGAGGTACCACATCCAGGTGCGCAGCAAGCCCGACGGCACCTCCATGGACGGTGTCTGGGGACCCTGGTCGCAGGCAGTGGCTGCGGAGACACCCCGCTCCTCCG GAGACAtcgggctgtgctgcagcacccCTGACCTGCAGCACGTGCGCTGCAAGTGGATCTGggaccccacagagccccacagctcccaccagctCTTCTACCGGCCTCCTCTGAGCGGGGCTGGCACAAG GGAAGACGCGTGGCAGCAGTGCGAGGAGGTGAGCGTGGGGGCGCAGGGCACCCACACCTGCACCTtccagcccagggctggcagtGCCATCTCCGTCCTGGTGAACATCACCCGCCCCCACGCACTGCCCACGCTCAGCTACTTCAAGGAGTCCTTCTGGTTGCACCAGGCTG TGCTCACAGATGCCCCACAGCTTGTGCAGGCGATGGTGTCACAGGGACAGCTGAGCCTGGAGTGGCTGCCACCCCTGGAGGCATTGGCAGAGCAGCTGGACTACCAGGTCCGCTATGCCGTGGAGAACAGCCATGACTGGAAG gtCCTGCAGGTTCCACAGGCATCCAGGAAAGAAGTCCTGGACCTACGGCCAGGTGCCCGCTACCATGCCCAGGTGCGGGCCCAGCCCAGCGGGCCGTGGTACCGGGGCAGCTGGAGCGCCTGGTCTGAACCTGTCATGGTTGACATCACGGACGATGCGG GCTGGATCATCCCGAGTGTTACGGTGGTGCCGCTGCTCTTCACGGGAGTGCTCCTGGGGCTGCGGTGCACCTTCCCCTCCCTCTACAG caacgTGAAGCAGAAGCTCTGGCCCCCCGTCCCCGACCTGCACCGCGCCCTGGGCAGCTTCCTCCACGAAAGCAGCAAGCACGGCCAGGTGAGGGGGCCGGGACTGGGCCCACCGCTGCCGAGCCTCTCCCGGAGGCAGCTCCAAGGGCAGCCCCCACCGCGCCCCCTCTGTCACCCTCTAGGCCAACAGCTTCTACAAGCAGCCGCCGGAGGAGGAGGccgtcctgccctgcctgctggaggtgctgcccggcccgcggggggaggcgggcccgccgcccccgccgccggagcCAGCTGCCGGCCGGCTGTCCGGCACCGACATCGCCAACCAGTCCTACCTGCTCATGAGCGGCTGGGACCCGCGCGGGCCGCCCTGAGCCGCTCCCCCTCGCCTCCATGCCCCGAAATAAACGAAACGCGCAACCACCCGGCTTCCCCCCTCCTTCGCGGCGTCCCGGTCCCTGTCCCTCAGCGAAGCAGAGCGGCGATGCCCACGCCCCCACGCtga
- the MPL gene encoding thrombopoietin receptor isoform X8 — MLRCWQGCLRTSSASPTPLRTSPASGMRRRRQQRVGCANSPTGTAGMCPQCAQSPRGAMAPVGRGTSASSPARTCSSSPSSTSVSWTPPQTRPSTGGRSAWTRWDQGVTRWGLLQEGKEPGTFPAGLIDPPWNITAHWAGAAGQLYVSWQPPLADYPNFFLYEVRCCPASSPEMSCSTTLDPSGQHLADPSAHPEVSTHAPMAGAAAASPGVGQGLIQANTWVVLQDLQPGVRYHIQVRSKPDGTSMDGVWGPWSQAVAAETPRSSGDIGLCCSTPDLQHVRCKWIWDPTEPHSSHQLFYRPPLSGAGTREDAWQQCEEVSVGAQGTHTCTFQPRAGSAISVLVNITRPHALPTLSYFKESFWLHQAVLTDAPQLVQAMVSQGQLSLEWLPPLEALAEQLDYQVRYAVENSHDWKVLQVPQASRKEVLDLRPGARYHAQVRAQPSGPWYRGSWSAWSEPVMVDITDDAGKGQGRSKGCSQRSHTAEGWIIPSVTVVPLLFTGVLLGLRCTFPSLYSNVKQKLWPPVPDLHRALGSFLHESSKHGQVRGPGLGPPLPSLSRRQLQGQPPPRPLCHPLGQQLLQAAAGGGGRPALPAGGAARPAGGGGPAAPAAGASCRPAVRHRHRQPVLPAHERLGPARAALSRSPSPPCPEINETRNHPASPLLRGVPVPVPQRSRAAMPTPPR; from the exons ATGCTGCGCTGCTGGCAGGGGTGCCTGAGGACATCCTCTGCTTCTCCCACTCCTTTGAGGACCTCACCTGCTtctgggatgaggaggaggaggcagcagagagtgGGATGTGCCAATTCTCCTACTGGTACAGCAG GGATGTGCCCACAGTGTGCACAGTCTCCACGTGGCGCCATGGCACCGGTGGGACGCGGCACGTCTGCGTCTTCCCCAGCCAGGACGTGCAGCTCTTCACCCAGCTCCACCTCCGTGTCCTGGACACCACCACAAACCAGACCAAGTACTGGCGGGAGATCAGCGTGGACGCGGTGG GACCAGGGGGTGACAAGatgggggctgctgcaggagggcaaAGAGCCCGGCACGTTCCCTGCAGGTCTCATCGACCCCCCGTGGAACATCACAGCCcactgggctggggctgcggggcagctctACGTGTCATGGCAGCCACCGCTCGCCGACTACCCAAACTTCTTCCTCTACGAGGTGcggtgctgccctgccagctcccCAGAGATGTCCTGCAGCACCACGTTGGACCCCAGCGGGCAGCACCTGGCAGACCCCTCCGCCCACCCAGAAGTCAGCACCCACGCACCCATGGCTGGGGCAGCCGCAGCCTCCCCAGGAGTGGGGCAG gGGCTCATCCAGGCCAACACCTGGGTGGTCCTCCAGGACCTGCAGCCAGGGGTGAGGTACCACATCCAGGTGCGCAGCAAGCCCGACGGCACCTCCATGGACGGTGTCTGGGGACCCTGGTCGCAGGCAGTGGCTGCGGAGACACCCCGCTCCTCCG GAGACAtcgggctgtgctgcagcacccCTGACCTGCAGCACGTGCGCTGCAAGTGGATCTGggaccccacagagccccacagctcccaccagctCTTCTACCGGCCTCCTCTGAGCGGGGCTGGCACAAG GGAAGACGCGTGGCAGCAGTGCGAGGAGGTGAGCGTGGGGGCGCAGGGCACCCACACCTGCACCTtccagcccagggctggcagtGCCATCTCCGTCCTGGTGAACATCACCCGCCCCCACGCACTGCCCACGCTCAGCTACTTCAAGGAGTCCTTCTGGTTGCACCAGGCTG TGCTCACAGATGCCCCACAGCTTGTGCAGGCGATGGTGTCACAGGGACAGCTGAGCCTGGAGTGGCTGCCACCCCTGGAGGCATTGGCAGAGCAGCTGGACTACCAGGTCCGCTATGCCGTGGAGAACAGCCATGACTGGAAG gtCCTGCAGGTTCCACAGGCATCCAGGAAAGAAGTCCTGGACCTACGGCCAGGTGCCCGCTACCATGCCCAGGTGCGGGCCCAGCCCAGCGGGCCGTGGTACCGGGGCAGCTGGAGCGCCTGGTCTGAACCTGTCATGGTTGACATCACGGACGATGCGGGtaagggacagggcaggagcaaaGGCTGCAGCCAGAGGAGCCACACGGCTGAGG GCTGGATCATCCCGAGTGTTACGGTGGTGCCGCTGCTCTTCACGGGAGTGCTCCTGGGGCTGCGGTGCACCTTCCCCTCCCTCTACAG caacgTGAAGCAGAAGCTCTGGCCCCCCGTCCCCGACCTGCACCGCGCCCTGGGCAGCTTCCTCCACGAAAGCAGCAAGCACGGCCAGGTGAGGGGGCCGGGACTGGGCCCACCGCTGCCGAGCCTCTCCCGGAGGCAGCTCCAAGGGCAGCCCCCACCGCGCCCCCTCTGTCACCCTCTAGGCCAACAGCTTCTACAAGCAGCCGCCGGAGGAGGAGGccgtcctgccctgcctgctggaggtgctgcccggcccgcggggggaggcgggcccgccgcccccgccgccggagcCAGCTGCCGGCCGGCTGTCCGGCACCGACATCGCCAACCAGTCCTACCTGCTCATGAGCGGCTGGGACCCGCGCGGGCCGCCCTGAGCCGCTCCCCCTCGCCTCCATGCCCCGAAATAAACGAAACGCGCAACCACCCGGCTTCCCCCCTCCTTCGCGGCGTCCCGGTCCCTGTCCCTCAGCGAAGCAGAGCGGCGATGCCCACGCCCCCACGCtga
- the MPL gene encoding thrombopoietin receptor isoform X1, with product MGRGEPPARLPELHSHHFPDKGITRRSCCSSQGGRKRRHRGCSMAACLQRGWLPSLLPAILLSLHSPPSAPEPVTSQDAALLAGVPEDILCFSHSFEDLTCFWDEEEEAAESGMCQFSYWYSRDVPTVCTVSTWRHGTGGTRHVCVFPSQDVQLFTQLHLRVLDTTTNQTKYWREISVDAVGESLPSGNTPVAPGQSLDLGALPSCPPWGLAALCALQDQGVTRWGLLQEGKEPGTFPAGLIDPPWNITAHWAGAAGQLYVSWQPPLADYPNFFLYEVRCCPASSPEMSCSTTLDPSGQHLADPSAHPEVSTHAPMAGAAAASPGVGQGLIQANTWVVLQDLQPGVRYHIQVRSKPDGTSMDGVWGPWSQAVAAETPRSSGDIGLCCSTPDLQHVRCKWIWDPTEPHSSHQLFYRPPLSGAGTREDAWQQCEEVSVGAQGTHTCTFQPRAGSAISVLVNITRPHALPTLSYFKESFWLHQAVLTDAPQLVQAMVSQGQLSLEWLPPLEALAEQLDYQVRYAVENSHDWKVLQVPQASRKEVLDLRPGARYHAQVRAQPSGPWYRGSWSAWSEPVMVDITDDAGKGQGRSKGCSQRSHTAEGWIIPSVTVVPLLFTGVLLGLRCTFPSLYSNVKQKLWPPVPDLHRALGSFLHESSKHGQVRGPGLGPPLPSLSRRQLQGQPPPRPLCHPLGQQLLQAAAGGGGRPALPAGGAARPAGGGGPAAPAAGASCRPAVRHRHRQPVLPAHERLGPARAALSRSPSPPCPEINETRNHPASPLLRGVPVPVPQRSRAAMPTPPR from the exons atggggcggggggagcctcCAGCCAGGCTTCCTGAGCTGCACAGCCACCACTTCCCAGATAAAGGTATCACccggaggagctgctgcagctcccagggcGGTAGGAAGCGCCGGCACAGGGGTTGCAGCatggcagcctgcctgcagcggggctggctgccctcGCTGCTCCCTGCCATCCTGCTCAGCCTCCACAGCCCACCATCAGCCCCCGAGCCAGTGACATCCCAAG ATGCTGCGCTGCTGGCAGGGGTGCCTGAGGACATCCTCTGCTTCTCCCACTCCTTTGAGGACCTCACCTGCTtctgggatgaggaggaggaggcagcagagagtgGGATGTGCCAATTCTCCTACTGGTACAGCAG GGATGTGCCCACAGTGTGCACAGTCTCCACGTGGCGCCATGGCACCGGTGGGACGCGGCACGTCTGCGTCTTCCCCAGCCAGGACGTGCAGCTCTTCACCCAGCTCCACCTCCGTGTCCTGGACACCACCACAAACCAGACCAAGTACTGGCGGGAGATCAGCGTGGACGCGGTGGGTGAGTCCCTCCCATCAGGCAATACCCCTGTGGCCCCAGGACAGTCCCTGGAcctgggtgccctgccctcctgcccaccATGGGGGCTGGCAGCACTCTGCGCCCTGCAGGACCAGGGGGTGACAAGatgggggctgctgcaggagggcaaAGAGCCCGGCACGTTCCCTGCAGGTCTCATCGACCCCCCGTGGAACATCACAGCCcactgggctggggctgcggggcagctctACGTGTCATGGCAGCCACCGCTCGCCGACTACCCAAACTTCTTCCTCTACGAGGTGcggtgctgccctgccagctcccCAGAGATGTCCTGCAGCACCACGTTGGACCCCAGCGGGCAGCACCTGGCAGACCCCTCCGCCCACCCAGAAGTCAGCACCCACGCACCCATGGCTGGGGCAGCCGCAGCCTCCCCAGGAGTGGGGCAG gGGCTCATCCAGGCCAACACCTGGGTGGTCCTCCAGGACCTGCAGCCAGGGGTGAGGTACCACATCCAGGTGCGCAGCAAGCCCGACGGCACCTCCATGGACGGTGTCTGGGGACCCTGGTCGCAGGCAGTGGCTGCGGAGACACCCCGCTCCTCCG GAGACAtcgggctgtgctgcagcacccCTGACCTGCAGCACGTGCGCTGCAAGTGGATCTGggaccccacagagccccacagctcccaccagctCTTCTACCGGCCTCCTCTGAGCGGGGCTGGCACAAG GGAAGACGCGTGGCAGCAGTGCGAGGAGGTGAGCGTGGGGGCGCAGGGCACCCACACCTGCACCTtccagcccagggctggcagtGCCATCTCCGTCCTGGTGAACATCACCCGCCCCCACGCACTGCCCACGCTCAGCTACTTCAAGGAGTCCTTCTGGTTGCACCAGGCTG TGCTCACAGATGCCCCACAGCTTGTGCAGGCGATGGTGTCACAGGGACAGCTGAGCCTGGAGTGGCTGCCACCCCTGGAGGCATTGGCAGAGCAGCTGGACTACCAGGTCCGCTATGCCGTGGAGAACAGCCATGACTGGAAG gtCCTGCAGGTTCCACAGGCATCCAGGAAAGAAGTCCTGGACCTACGGCCAGGTGCCCGCTACCATGCCCAGGTGCGGGCCCAGCCCAGCGGGCCGTGGTACCGGGGCAGCTGGAGCGCCTGGTCTGAACCTGTCATGGTTGACATCACGGACGATGCGGGtaagggacagggcaggagcaaaGGCTGCAGCCAGAGGAGCCACACGGCTGAGG GCTGGATCATCCCGAGTGTTACGGTGGTGCCGCTGCTCTTCACGGGAGTGCTCCTGGGGCTGCGGTGCACCTTCCCCTCCCTCTACAG caacgTGAAGCAGAAGCTCTGGCCCCCCGTCCCCGACCTGCACCGCGCCCTGGGCAGCTTCCTCCACGAAAGCAGCAAGCACGGCCAGGTGAGGGGGCCGGGACTGGGCCCACCGCTGCCGAGCCTCTCCCGGAGGCAGCTCCAAGGGCAGCCCCCACCGCGCCCCCTCTGTCACCCTCTAGGCCAACAGCTTCTACAAGCAGCCGCCGGAGGAGGAGGccgtcctgccctgcctgctggaggtgctgcccggcccgcggggggaggcgggcccgccgcccccgccgccggagcCAGCTGCCGGCCGGCTGTCCGGCACCGACATCGCCAACCAGTCCTACCTGCTCATGAGCGGCTGGGACCCGCGCGGGCCGCCCTGAGCCGCTCCCCCTCGCCTCCATGCCCCGAAATAAACGAAACGCGCAACCACCCGGCTTCCCCCCTCCTTCGCGGCGTCCCGGTCCCTGTCCCTCAGCGAAGCAGAGCGGCGATGCCCACGCCCCCACGCtga
- the MPL gene encoding thrombopoietin receptor isoform X3: protein MGRGEPPARLPELHSHHFPDKGITRRSCCSSQGGRKRRHRGCSMAACLQRGWLPSLLPAILLSLHSPPSAPEPVTSQDAALLAGVPEDILCFSHSFEDLTCFWDEEEEAAESGMCQFSYWYSRDVPTVCTVSTWRHGTGGTRHVCVFPSQDVQLFTQLHLRVLDTTTNQTKYWREISVDAVSSTPRGTSQPTGLGLRGSSTCHGSHRSPTTQTSSSTRCGAALPAPQRCPAAPRWTPAGSTWQTPPPTQKSAPTHPWLGQPQPPQEWGSLSPLLQGLIQANTWVVLQDLQPGVRYHIQVRSKPDGTSMDGVWGPWSQAVAAETPRSSGDIGLCCSTPDLQHVRCKWIWDPTEPHSSHQLFYRPPLSGAGTREDAWQQCEEVSVGAQGTHTCTFQPRAGSAISVLVNITRPHALPTLSYFKESFWLHQAVLTDAPQLVQAMVSQGQLSLEWLPPLEALAEQLDYQVRYAVENSHDWKVLQVPQASRKEVLDLRPGARYHAQVRAQPSGPWYRGSWSAWSEPVMVDITDDAGKGQGRSKGCSQRSHTAEGWIIPSVTVVPLLFTGVLLGLRCTFPSLYSNVKQKLWPPVPDLHRALGSFLHESSKHGQVRGPGLGPPLPSLSRRQLQGQPPPRPLCHPLGQQLLQAAAGGGGRPALPAGGAARPAGGGGPAAPAAGASCRPAVRHRHRQPVLPAHERLGPARAALSRSPSPPCPEINETRNHPASPLLRGVPVPVPQRSRAAMPTPPR, encoded by the exons atggggcggggggagcctcCAGCCAGGCTTCCTGAGCTGCACAGCCACCACTTCCCAGATAAAGGTATCACccggaggagctgctgcagctcccagggcGGTAGGAAGCGCCGGCACAGGGGTTGCAGCatggcagcctgcctgcagcggggctggctgccctcGCTGCTCCCTGCCATCCTGCTCAGCCTCCACAGCCCACCATCAGCCCCCGAGCCAGTGACATCCCAAG ATGCTGCGCTGCTGGCAGGGGTGCCTGAGGACATCCTCTGCTTCTCCCACTCCTTTGAGGACCTCACCTGCTtctgggatgaggaggaggaggcagcagagagtgGGATGTGCCAATTCTCCTACTGGTACAGCAG GGATGTGCCCACAGTGTGCACAGTCTCCACGTGGCGCCATGGCACCGGTGGGACGCGGCACGTCTGCGTCTTCCCCAGCCAGGACGTGCAGCTCTTCACCCAGCTCCACCTCCGTGTCCTGGACACCACCACAAACCAGACCAAGTACTGGCGGGAGATCAGCGTGGACGCG GTCTCATCGACCCCCCGTGGAACATCACAGCCcactgggctggggctgcggggcagctctACGTGTCATGGCAGCCACCGCTCGCCGACTACCCAAACTTCTTCCTCTACGAGGTGcggtgctgccctgccagctcccCAGAGATGTCCTGCAGCACCACGTTGGACCCCAGCGGGCAGCACCTGGCAGACCCCTCCGCCCACCCAGAAGTCAGCACCCACGCACCCATGGCTGGGGCAGCCGCAGCCTCCCCAGGAGTGGGGCAG cctgtcccctctcctgcaggGGCTCATCCAGGCCAACACCTGGGTGGTCCTCCAGGACCTGCAGCCAGGGGTGAGGTACCACATCCAGGTGCGCAGCAAGCCCGACGGCACCTCCATGGACGGTGTCTGGGGACCCTGGTCGCAGGCAGTGGCTGCGGAGACACCCCGCTCCTCCG GAGACAtcgggctgtgctgcagcacccCTGACCTGCAGCACGTGCGCTGCAAGTGGATCTGggaccccacagagccccacagctcccaccagctCTTCTACCGGCCTCCTCTGAGCGGGGCTGGCACAAG GGAAGACGCGTGGCAGCAGTGCGAGGAGGTGAGCGTGGGGGCGCAGGGCACCCACACCTGCACCTtccagcccagggctggcagtGCCATCTCCGTCCTGGTGAACATCACCCGCCCCCACGCACTGCCCACGCTCAGCTACTTCAAGGAGTCCTTCTGGTTGCACCAGGCTG TGCTCACAGATGCCCCACAGCTTGTGCAGGCGATGGTGTCACAGGGACAGCTGAGCCTGGAGTGGCTGCCACCCCTGGAGGCATTGGCAGAGCAGCTGGACTACCAGGTCCGCTATGCCGTGGAGAACAGCCATGACTGGAAG gtCCTGCAGGTTCCACAGGCATCCAGGAAAGAAGTCCTGGACCTACGGCCAGGTGCCCGCTACCATGCCCAGGTGCGGGCCCAGCCCAGCGGGCCGTGGTACCGGGGCAGCTGGAGCGCCTGGTCTGAACCTGTCATGGTTGACATCACGGACGATGCGGGtaagggacagggcaggagcaaaGGCTGCAGCCAGAGGAGCCACACGGCTGAGG GCTGGATCATCCCGAGTGTTACGGTGGTGCCGCTGCTCTTCACGGGAGTGCTCCTGGGGCTGCGGTGCACCTTCCCCTCCCTCTACAG caacgTGAAGCAGAAGCTCTGGCCCCCCGTCCCCGACCTGCACCGCGCCCTGGGCAGCTTCCTCCACGAAAGCAGCAAGCACGGCCAGGTGAGGGGGCCGGGACTGGGCCCACCGCTGCCGAGCCTCTCCCGGAGGCAGCTCCAAGGGCAGCCCCCACCGCGCCCCCTCTGTCACCCTCTAGGCCAACAGCTTCTACAAGCAGCCGCCGGAGGAGGAGGccgtcctgccctgcctgctggaggtgctgcccggcccgcggggggaggcgggcccgccgcccccgccgccggagcCAGCTGCCGGCCGGCTGTCCGGCACCGACATCGCCAACCAGTCCTACCTGCTCATGAGCGGCTGGGACCCGCGCGGGCCGCCCTGAGCCGCTCCCCCTCGCCTCCATGCCCCGAAATAAACGAAACGCGCAACCACCCGGCTTCCCCCCTCCTTCGCGGCGTCCCGGTCCCTGTCCCTCAGCGAAGCAGAGCGGCGATGCCCACGCCCCCACGCtga
- the MPL gene encoding thrombopoietin receptor isoform X11 has product MLRCWQGCLRTSSASPTPLRTSPASGMRRRRQQRVGCANSPTGTAGMCPQCAQSPRGAMAPVGRGTSASSPARTCSSSPSSTSVSWTPPQTRPSTGGRSAWTRSHRPPVEHHSPLGWGCGAALRVMAATARRLPKLLPLRGAVLPCQLPRDVLQHHVGPQRAAPGRPLRPPRSQHPRTHGWGSRSLPRSGAGDIGLCCSTPDLQHVRCKWIWDPTEPHSSHQLFYRPPLSGAGTREDAWQQCEEVSVGAQGTHTCTFQPRAGSAISVLVNITRPHALPTLSYFKESFWLHQAVLTDAPQLVQAMVSQGQLSLEWLPPLEALAEQLDYQVRYAVENSHDWKVLQVPQASRKEVLDLRPGARYHAQVRAQPSGPWYRGSWSAWSEPVMVDITDDAGKGQGRSKGCSQRSHTAEGWIIPSVTVVPLLFTGVLLGLRCTFPSLYSNVKQKLWPPVPDLHRALGSFLHESSKHGQVRGPGLGPPLPSLSRRQLQGQPPPRPLCHPLGQQLLQAAAGGGGRPALPAGGAARPAGGGGPAAPAAGASCRPAVRHRHRQPVLPAHERLGPARAALSRSPSPPCPEINETRNHPASPLLRGVPVPVPQRSRAAMPTPPR; this is encoded by the exons ATGCTGCGCTGCTGGCAGGGGTGCCTGAGGACATCCTCTGCTTCTCCCACTCCTTTGAGGACCTCACCTGCTtctgggatgaggaggaggaggcagcagagagtgGGATGTGCCAATTCTCCTACTGGTACAGCAG GGATGTGCCCACAGTGTGCACAGTCTCCACGTGGCGCCATGGCACCGGTGGGACGCGGCACGTCTGCGTCTTCCCCAGCCAGGACGTGCAGCTCTTCACCCAGCTCCACCTCCGTGTCCTGGACACCACCACAAACCAGACCAAGTACTGGCGGGAGATCAGCGTGGACGCG GTCTCATCGACCCCCCGTGGAACATCACAGCCcactgggctggggctgcggggcagctctACGTGTCATGGCAGCCACCGCTCGCCGACTACCCAAACTTCTTCCTCTACGAGGTGcggtgctgccctgccagctcccCAGAGATGTCCTGCAGCACCACGTTGGACCCCAGCGGGCAGCACCTGGCAGACCCCTCCGCCCACCCAGAAGTCAGCACCCACGCACCCATGGCTGGGGCAGCCGCAGCCTCCCCAGGAGTGGGGCAG GAGACAtcgggctgtgctgcagcacccCTGACCTGCAGCACGTGCGCTGCAAGTGGATCTGggaccccacagagccccacagctcccaccagctCTTCTACCGGCCTCCTCTGAGCGGGGCTGGCACAAG GGAAGACGCGTGGCAGCAGTGCGAGGAGGTGAGCGTGGGGGCGCAGGGCACCCACACCTGCACCTtccagcccagggctggcagtGCCATCTCCGTCCTGGTGAACATCACCCGCCCCCACGCACTGCCCACGCTCAGCTACTTCAAGGAGTCCTTCTGGTTGCACCAGGCTG TGCTCACAGATGCCCCACAGCTTGTGCAGGCGATGGTGTCACAGGGACAGCTGAGCCTGGAGTGGCTGCCACCCCTGGAGGCATTGGCAGAGCAGCTGGACTACCAGGTCCGCTATGCCGTGGAGAACAGCCATGACTGGAAG gtCCTGCAGGTTCCACAGGCATCCAGGAAAGAAGTCCTGGACCTACGGCCAGGTGCCCGCTACCATGCCCAGGTGCGGGCCCAGCCCAGCGGGCCGTGGTACCGGGGCAGCTGGAGCGCCTGGTCTGAACCTGTCATGGTTGACATCACGGACGATGCGGGtaagggacagggcaggagcaaaGGCTGCAGCCAGAGGAGCCACACGGCTGAGG GCTGGATCATCCCGAGTGTTACGGTGGTGCCGCTGCTCTTCACGGGAGTGCTCCTGGGGCTGCGGTGCACCTTCCCCTCCCTCTACAG caacgTGAAGCAGAAGCTCTGGCCCCCCGTCCCCGACCTGCACCGCGCCCTGGGCAGCTTCCTCCACGAAAGCAGCAAGCACGGCCAGGTGAGGGGGCCGGGACTGGGCCCACCGCTGCCGAGCCTCTCCCGGAGGCAGCTCCAAGGGCAGCCCCCACCGCGCCCCCTCTGTCACCCTCTAGGCCAACAGCTTCTACAAGCAGCCGCCGGAGGAGGAGGccgtcctgccctgcctgctggaggtgctgcccggcccgcggggggaggcgggcccgccgcccccgccgccggagcCAGCTGCCGGCCGGCTGTCCGGCACCGACATCGCCAACCAGTCCTACCTGCTCATGAGCGGCTGGGACCCGCGCGGGCCGCCCTGAGCCGCTCCCCCTCGCCTCCATGCCCCGAAATAAACGAAACGCGCAACCACCCGGCTTCCCCCCTCCTTCGCGGCGTCCCGGTCCCTGTCCCTCAGCGAAGCAGAGCGGCGATGCCCACGCCCCCACGCtga